One region of Qipengyuania sp. SS22 genomic DNA includes:
- a CDS encoding hydantoinase B/oxoprolinase family protein has product MSGEAKTGAWRFAVDRGGTFTDVVAVTPAGALVTDKLLSENPDHYPDAASEAVRRLMEQHGTAPIAELRIGTTVATNALLERKGERLALAITRGFGDALRIGNQARPDIFARHIVLPEQLPARVIEIAERVGADGTVLTPLDEGAARADFAALRAEGFDALAIVLMHGWKYRGHEERLARIARELGFAQVSISHEVAPLIRLIPRGDTTVVDAYLSPVLRRYTDTLQAGLPDTKSLRFMQSNGGLAEVGAFRGKDAILSGPAGGVVGMVAASTPLGHDRLIGFDMGGTSTDVAHYAGEYELTGDSVVAGVRVAAPMMQIHTVAAGGGSICQFDGGRFRVGPDSAGADPGPACYRKGGPLTVTDCNLFLGRIDPAFFPHVFGPGGDQPLDPDAARERLEAVAAALPESQDLAAIAEGFLAIAVDNMANAIRKISVARGHDVTAYALACFGGAGGQHACRVADELGMETVLVHPLAGILSAYGIGLAPVKAIHEVSIVRGLEEDFSNDLRALEQDARAALAEQGIATDAVTVECHARLRFAGSDSLLPIPCEKPGAMDHAFRALHRQRFGYSDAEAPIIVEALSVEASGRSGGLGHVQPSPVATSGTASGSWHTVARATMAQGDRVDGLALVIDPGSTTVVEAGWQAQIAEEGSLVLTRTQALHRDRALGTEADPVRLEIFNNLFMAIAEEMGVLLQSSATSVNIKERLDFSCALFDAEGALIANAPHIPVHLGSMGDSIARVIEARGARADGRGFRRGDAYVLNDPYRGGTHLPDITLIVPVFYGEKGDAPDAFVAARGHHSDIGGIAPGSMPPTSRTIEEEGVLIDNFLLVDAGAFREQAMRDQLASGRYPARNPDRNLSDLRAQLAACSRGAELLCLAARDNGPAVVAAYMGHVLANAEESVRRLLDRLQDGDFAYPMDNGAVVKVAIRIDHANRSAVFDFTGTSDQLPDNFNAPRSITRAAALYVVRTLIDDAIPMNDGCLRPIELVVPPGSMLDPQPGAAVVAGNVETSQAVTDTLFAATGRLAPSQGTMNNFTFGDGTDQYYETICGGSGAGAGHDGTNAVQTHMTNSRLTDPEILETRLPVRLETFAIRHGSGGRGTFCGGDGVERRITFLQPMHANMLANRRRIAPRGICGGHDAAPGRNWVERADGSREDLGATASAEMQPGDTFGILTPGGGGFGPPRPD; this is encoded by the coding sequence ATGAGCGGAGAAGCGAAAACCGGCGCATGGCGCTTCGCAGTCGATCGCGGCGGGACCTTTACCGATGTCGTCGCAGTGACCCCCGCAGGGGCGCTGGTGACTGACAAGCTGTTGTCCGAGAACCCCGATCACTATCCCGATGCCGCGAGCGAGGCGGTCCGCCGGCTGATGGAACAGCATGGCACTGCGCCGATTGCCGAATTGCGGATCGGCACCACGGTCGCGACCAATGCCCTGCTCGAACGCAAGGGCGAACGCTTGGCGCTGGCGATCACGCGCGGCTTTGGCGATGCGCTGCGGATCGGCAACCAGGCGCGGCCCGACATCTTCGCGCGCCATATCGTGCTGCCCGAACAATTGCCCGCCCGGGTCATCGAGATCGCAGAACGTGTGGGCGCCGACGGCACGGTACTGACACCGCTCGACGAGGGGGCGGCACGGGCCGATTTCGCCGCGCTGCGCGCCGAAGGTTTCGATGCGCTCGCCATCGTCCTGATGCATGGCTGGAAATATCGCGGGCACGAGGAGCGGTTGGCCCGGATCGCCCGCGAACTCGGCTTCGCACAAGTGAGCATCAGCCATGAAGTCGCCCCGCTTATCCGCCTGATCCCGCGCGGCGATACGACGGTGGTGGACGCCTATCTCTCGCCCGTGCTGCGGCGCTATACCGACACGCTGCAGGCGGGGCTGCCCGACACGAAAAGCCTGCGGTTCATGCAATCGAATGGCGGGCTGGCCGAAGTCGGCGCATTTCGCGGCAAGGATGCCATCCTGTCGGGACCCGCGGGCGGAGTGGTCGGCATGGTCGCCGCAAGCACCCCGCTCGGGCACGACCGGCTGATCGGTTTCGACATGGGCGGGACCAGCACCGATGTGGCGCATTATGCGGGCGAGTACGAACTGACCGGTGACAGCGTGGTCGCGGGCGTCCGGGTCGCGGCCCCGATGATGCAGATTCATACCGTCGCTGCCGGGGGCGGCTCGATCTGCCAGTTCGACGGCGGACGGTTCCGCGTCGGGCCCGACAGCGCGGGCGCCGATCCCGGCCCCGCCTGCTACCGGAAGGGCGGACCGCTGACAGTTACCGACTGCAACCTGTTTCTTGGTCGGATCGACCCGGCGTTCTTCCCCCACGTGTTCGGTCCGGGCGGCGACCAGCCGCTCGATCCCGATGCAGCCCGAGAACGGCTCGAGGCAGTGGCAGCGGCGCTGCCCGAATCGCAGGACCTCGCCGCGATTGCCGAGGGCTTTCTCGCCATCGCGGTCGACAATATGGCCAATGCCATTCGCAAGATTAGTGTGGCGCGCGGGCACGACGTAACCGCTTATGCGCTCGCCTGCTTCGGGGGTGCCGGGGGCCAACACGCCTGCCGGGTCGCCGACGAGCTGGGCATGGAGACCGTGCTGGTCCACCCGCTCGCGGGGATACTCTCGGCCTATGGCATCGGCCTGGCGCCGGTAAAGGCGATCCACGAAGTTAGCATCGTGCGCGGTCTGGAGGAGGATTTCTCCAACGACCTGCGCGCTCTCGAACAGGATGCACGCGCGGCGCTGGCCGAACAAGGCATCGCGACGGACGCGGTGACGGTGGAATGCCATGCGCGGCTGCGGTTTGCGGGCAGCGACAGCCTGCTCCCCATCCCCTGCGAGAAACCTGGAGCGATGGACCACGCCTTTCGCGCGCTCCACCGCCAACGGTTCGGCTATTCCGACGCCGAAGCCCCGATTATCGTCGAGGCATTGAGCGTGGAAGCCAGCGGACGGAGCGGCGGCCTTGGTCACGTCCAGCCGTCACCGGTTGCCACATCGGGCACCGCGTCGGGCAGTTGGCACACGGTCGCGCGCGCTACGATGGCTCAGGGTGACCGCGTCGACGGCCTCGCGCTGGTGATCGACCCGGGTTCGACCACTGTGGTCGAAGCGGGCTGGCAGGCGCAGATTGCCGAGGAGGGAAGCCTCGTACTGACGCGCACGCAAGCGCTGCACCGCGACCGCGCATTGGGCACCGAAGCCGACCCGGTCCGGCTCGAGATCTTCAACAATCTGTTCATGGCCATCGCCGAGGAAATGGGCGTCTTGCTGCAATCGTCCGCGACCTCGGTCAACATCAAGGAACGGCTCGATTTCTCCTGCGCGCTGTTCGATGCGGAAGGCGCGTTGATCGCCAATGCACCGCATATCCCGGTGCATCTCGGCAGCATGGGTGACAGCATTGCGCGGGTGATCGAGGCACGCGGGGCGCGGGCCGACGGGCGCGGGTTCCGGCGCGGCGATGCCTATGTGCTCAACGATCCCTATCGCGGGGGGACCCATTTGCCCGACATCACGCTGATCGTGCCGGTGTTCTATGGCGAGAAGGGCGATGCGCCCGATGCCTTCGTCGCCGCACGCGGGCATCATTCGGACATTGGCGGGATCGCGCCCGGATCGATGCCGCCCACCAGCCGCACGATCGAGGAGGAAGGCGTCCTGATCGACAATTTCCTGCTGGTCGATGCAGGCGCGTTTCGCGAACAGGCCATGCGCGATCAGCTGGCGTCGGGCCGCTACCCCGCGCGCAATCCCGATCGCAACTTGTCCGACTTGCGCGCGCAGCTTGCCGCCTGCTCGAGAGGGGCGGAACTGCTCTGCCTTGCCGCGCGCGACAATGGCCCTGCGGTGGTTGCGGCCTATATGGGCCATGTCCTCGCCAATGCCGAAGAAAGCGTACGGCGATTGCTCGACCGGCTGCAGGACGGCGATTTCGCCTATCCGATGGACAATGGCGCGGTGGTCAAGGTTGCGATCCGCATCGACCATGCGAACCGTTCGGCGGTGTTCGACTTCACCGGCACCAGCGATCAGCTACCCGACAATTTCAACGCGCCGCGATCGATTACCCGCGCCGCGGCGCTGTACGTCGTGCGCACCCTGATCGACGATGCCATCCCGATGAACGATGGGTGCCTGCGTCCGATCGAACTGGTCGTGCCGCCCGGCTCGATGCTCGACCCGCAACCGGGAGCGGCGGTGGTGGCGGGCAATGTCGAGACCAGCCAGGCGGTCACCGACACGCTGTTTGCGGCGACCGGCCGCCTGGCACCCAGCCAGGGGACGATGAACAACTTCACTTTCGGCGACGGGACCGACCAATATTACGAGACGATCTGCGGCGGTTCGGGCGCAGGGGCCGGCCACGACGGCACCAACGCGGTACAGACGCATATGACCAATTCGCGGCTGACCGATCCCGAAATTCTCGAAACCCGCCTGCCCGTAAGGTTGGAGACGTTCGCGATCCGCCACGGCTCGGGCGGGCGCGGCACATTCTGCGGCGGCGACGGGGTGGAGCGGCGGATCACCTTCCTCCAACCGATGCACGCCAACATGCTCGCCAACCGGCGGAGGATCGCGCCGCGCGGCATTTGCGGCGGGCATGATGCCGCGCCGGGCCGCAACTGGGTCGAGCGCGCGGACGGCTCGCGCGAGGATCTGGGCGCGACCGCCTCTGCCGAGATGCAGCCCGGCGATACATTCGGGATCCTGACCCCGGGCGGAGGTGGCTTCGGCCCTCCCCGCCCGGACTAG
- a CDS encoding aldehyde dehydrogenase family protein, with protein MTDYKNLIDGKMVDNGQWLEVLNPATEQVVGRVPSCGKEELDSAVAAARRAFTQWKKTTPEERQKVVQGIAAAIKENADELYRLLTSEQGKPHTQAQQEIYGAAGLAAAQSTLTLDDVINQDDDTRLSRTRRVPVGVVGGIVPWNFPIMMAIQKIVPALVAGCTIVLKPSPFTPLTTLRIAELIKDVVPAGTVNIITGEDTLGPLITEHPDIDKITFTGSTATGKKIMEGASGDLKRITLELGGNDASIVLPDADVEKVAEQLFWSSFSNAGQVCIAAKRIYIHKDIYDDLSQAIAAYAKTVVVGDGSQQGTGVGPIQNKKQYERVLDLIQDARDNGYKFLTGGEKDPSGTGYYVPITILDNPPEDARIVAEEQFGPVMPLMKFDTVDEVIERANNSEYGLAGAVWTKDTDKGVEIAEQLETGTVWINEFMQLSPFAPFGGHKQSGFGAEYGIDGLKEFTYPQVITVKRDAAV; from the coding sequence ATGACCGACTACAAGAACCTGATCGACGGCAAGATGGTCGATAACGGCCAATGGCTCGAGGTGCTCAACCCCGCCACCGAGCAGGTCGTCGGCCGTGTGCCGTCCTGCGGCAAGGAAGAACTCGACAGCGCGGTCGCTGCCGCGCGCCGCGCGTTCACGCAGTGGAAGAAAACCACGCCCGAGGAACGGCAGAAGGTCGTTCAGGGGATTGCCGCCGCAATCAAGGAAAACGCGGACGAGCTCTACCGCTTGCTGACTTCCGAACAGGGCAAGCCGCACACGCAGGCGCAGCAGGAGATTTACGGCGCGGCAGGCCTCGCCGCCGCGCAGTCGACGCTCACGCTCGACGATGTCATCAACCAGGATGACGATACCCGCCTCTCGCGCACGCGGCGCGTACCGGTGGGCGTGGTCGGCGGGATCGTACCGTGGAACTTCCCGATCATGATGGCGATCCAGAAGATCGTCCCTGCGCTGGTTGCAGGCTGCACCATCGTGCTCAAGCCGTCGCCGTTCACGCCGCTGACCACGCTGCGGATCGCCGAACTGATCAAGGATGTGGTCCCGGCGGGCACGGTGAATATCATCACTGGCGAAGACACGCTCGGCCCGCTCATCACCGAGCACCCCGACATCGACAAGATCACCTTCACCGGCTCGACCGCGACGGGGAAGAAGATCATGGAAGGCGCATCGGGCGATCTCAAGCGCATCACGCTCGAACTGGGGGGCAATGACGCGTCGATCGTGCTGCCCGACGCCGATGTCGAAAAGGTCGCCGAGCAGCTGTTCTGGTCGAGCTTCTCCAATGCGGGCCAGGTCTGCATCGCGGCCAAGCGGATCTACATCCACAAGGACATCTACGACGATCTGTCGCAGGCGATTGCCGCTTACGCAAAGACCGTGGTGGTGGGCGATGGTTCGCAGCAGGGCACCGGCGTCGGTCCGATCCAGAACAAGAAGCAGTACGAACGCGTGCTCGACCTCATTCAGGATGCGCGCGACAACGGTTACAAGTTCCTCACCGGCGGTGAGAAAGACCCGTCGGGCACCGGCTATTACGTGCCGATCACGATCCTCGACAATCCGCCCGAAGATGCGCGGATCGTGGCCGAGGAACAGTTCGGCCCGGTCATGCCGCTGATGAAGTTCGATACGGTCGACGAAGTGATCGAGCGGGCGAACAATTCGGAATACGGCCTGGCCGGCGCTGTCTGGACCAAGGACACCGACAAGGGCGTCGAGATCGCCGAACAGCTCGAGACCGGGACCGTCTGGATCAACGAATTCATGCAGCTTTCGCCCTTCGCGCCGTTTGGCGGGCACAAGCAATCGGGCTTCGGCGCCGAATACGGCATCGATGGGCTGAAGGAATTCACCTACCCGCAGGTGATCACGGTCAAGCGCGACGCCGCCGTCTGA